Part of the Kwoniella shivajii chromosome 1, complete sequence genome, AACCTTCCTCCTGTAGATGAAAAGACGCGGGGTCTTCTCCTGTTTGTATTAGTGCTGAGCTTAGTCATACGCTTGGACCGATATCTACTCGATCCCCAAGTTCTGGATCGCCTAGATATCCTGTTAGTTGGAGGACTGTTAAGGGCTGTAACTTGATCAAGCATTTCTCGCAAGTTTTGGTTGGAACGAACTCGACATTTCTCCCCTGTGGAATCCGATGACGCTGATAACGAGCTCCATGCTGTTTGACTTTCGTACTCAGGAGGAGTCAAGTGGCCTagagaggaggaagacgaatTTGAGTCGTCACTAAAGGGATCACTTGCTCTGTGACCTAAATTCTCTTGTCAGGCATTTCACAGAAAGTTGTGCAATCAAGATACGACTCACTGTTCACGGACTCGAACCGATTATTGATCGCTGTGTCCTTTGGCATCGCCCGTCCGCACTGTTGAAGATTGAGAGGAGATAAAGACATGGAGCTTTGGTTTGAGTAACCGCCTAACGCAGAAAATTGGAAGCTACTAGAACGCTTGCCATCAAGAGAGTCCATACTGGAGATTGAAGATCCTTCAGAGTCAATAGAACTGTCGGACTCGGAACTAGATTGTTGAGATCCGGTACGCCCGTTTGATGTTACGACTATCTCAGATGTTATCAATTTGGTTGCACAGGTCGATAGACAGTGACTCACAGTTGACAGCGCTCTGACCGTGCTGACGGATTGAGTTCAAGAATCTAGTAGCTCCTAGACTGGTAGCGGTAGTCGACATGATTGTTCGTGACTATAAGTCGTTCGGCTGCGAACAGAGTTTTATTTGACTCTTTGCTGGGGTCGAAGGTGGTTATGAATGGTGATAGCTTGAATACAATtggacaagatgatgatgggacGATGTTTTGTTCATTTAGCATTACACCCCTGGCCTCCGGAGAACCATTTATATACGGTAATATGAAAATAACGATGGCTCTGCGCGCTCACATCCCCAAACCTGTCTGATAGGCTTGATTCAGAGAGTCACCTTTGTCAAAATCGGCAATACCTTTGTCACGGCTTCCCCGGAAAGCAAGTCATTCACAGTCTCGACAGTGAGGGGACTTAAGTCCTTTTTGTCCTTTACACAGAGCAGAATCAAAGGATTGTGTACCTTGTATAGCTTGATAATATGTGAGAGAAAGTGCTAGCAAGAGATCAGAATGTTATGAAATGGGCAATTTGTTTCATGAAGAGAAGATAACAAATCTTTTGAATGGAATCAGTGTTTTGCTAATGCCTTCCGATGAAACGACAATCTGGCAAAGGTTTCGGGCTTTTTAAACGTCCCCTTGCTTAGAGAGACGTTACTGAAAGGTGTGTAGGGTTGATGCATGGTGTATATATGTGATACTGCTCGTTTAGTCCCCGGTTATTCACATTACCTGCTTATTCTGCACCTTGCAGCTTACCAACTACACTGCCAACTTTAGTCAAAACTTCCTCCCATTCCCTATCCCTATCCGACAACCAAGTGATCGCTCCTCCGGCTCCAATGCTTAGTTCTAAAGTGGGGTTCGGTCAGCCCTGATCCGTTTCTATTATCTTAATTACCCTGTAATGGGAAGGTATGACACTTACGATCACCTTCAGATACAATAGTTCGAATGACGACGCTAAGATCTGATACCCCATCGATCGAGAAATAACCCAGAGCACCTGTTTGCAAAGTGAGTGGAACACATATATGATACGTAAGAGGACTTACCAGAGtatattcctcttcttttttcgCCCTCGAAGTCGTCGAGCATCTGTACAGACCTCAATTTGGGTGCCCCAGTCATCGACCCTTTGTAAGGACAGCGTCAGCGACAATCCGTTTTCATCAACGGGAGACTCACCAGGAGGGAAGCAACGCCTGACACACTCAACGCTACCTACGTTTTCTGCTAATGTGCCTTGCACTGTTGTGACGAGGTTATGTACACCGTACGATTCCAAGGCGATGAGTCTGGGAACAGAAACAGTCGACGGTGTACAGCATGATAGGAGATCTGACCGAATGAGGTCGACAATCTAGTTCGAGTAATTATTAAGCAAGCCACGTAGCAAAGACTGCAAGGGGTGTTTATGACCAAGGGATAAACTACACCACTCACCATCAGATTCTCTGCCCTTTCCTTCTGATCTGTGCGGAGTTCTTCTCCTATCTTCTGGTCAACCCTTCTGGCTTCTTCTACGCAAGCTGTGCTCCCCTTATCTGTTCCTCTACATCCTGTAGTAGGAGTGCAAGCGCAGTGTCCAGGCTTTATCCTGGCCCTGGTTCCTTTGATAGGCATCATTTCCACTCTTCTGCTTTTATCGATTTTCAAGAACCTTTCTGGACTCGAAGAGAGGATAGACAGCCCTCGACCTCGTGGCGTATTGATAGTAGGGAAATGCAGATAAGTTGAGTAATATGCCGGGTTGAAAGTCCTCAAGCGAAGATAAAGTGAATATGGGTCCAgctgtgatgatgatgcttgaAATCGAGTTGTGAGAGTGAGCTCATATGATTCACCTTGTCGAATAGCTTCTCGGCACGCATCAATGCGCTCTCGGTAATCCGACCCCGTTGCATTCGGACGAAAAGCAGGAAAAGTTGAGGCAGGATCGATTGATGCCTGAGCCGGGTCATTGATATTTTGCTCGATCTCCGCAACGtaatcttcccattcttccctAGTTGCTCCAAATGAGATATCTTGTGATCTCAGCCAATCGATCATTGAGACATCTTCGATTTCCCCATCAATGTCCTCATTCACGGGATTGGTATCCCCTCGAATAATTCCACGCGCAATCCATTCTCCTTCGCTGGTTCTCTCCGTCAATCGGTCCACCCATCCCCAGCAAGcatccacttcttcaccttcacctgcagCGTACTCTGAACGCGGAGGCCGCTTGTAACCTTGCAGTGACTCCGCTTTCATCTCATATCCGAAAAATCCGACCCAACCTCCTCTCCAACCCGATCCCGCTGATAATTGAAGAAGTGCTGTGAGGGCTTGTGACCCTGCCGAAAACCAGTCCCAGAATGTGGTTGAATCAGACAAGACGAGCTCGGCAACAGGCAGGGATGACCTGTGAAGAGATATAGTTCTGGTCGATAGGCAGTAAGTCACAAGAAACGACGGAGTAGCTAGTGATGCTGTCGTCAGTCTAGTTGGCTATTTGACGTGTCAGCTTACTATGGTCGCCCTGACTCTCGACAAAGTAAGCTTTTACGAACAGTTTGCCCATCCAACCAGATTTGTCCAATtgctttttcctttcccttcctaGATCTTGTTTCGTCCTTCGATAGGCTCTCAAAAACATCTTGCGTTCTTAAGTGCTTGCCCATATCCCCAAGCCTTCTTTCTACCAATCTCATTGCACGATTGCGTATCCCAAGTCGAGAAGGCGCTCGGGAATGTGAAGGTGTGATCGGTGGAGTGGGCAGCGCTGAAGATAGTCGGGATGATGGACGAGATCGAGATGCAGCAGATACCCGGTACGCGCATGATGCGATGATGTGGGGCGGAAGAGGTGGGAAAGACGAAGGGGAAGAATGGTGACTATTGACATTCGCAAGGAACGATTGTAACAGCGTAGATCCTCGAGTAGACGATATAGACTGTAATATATGATCAGTTGTAGGTATTCATGATAGTAGGATAGTAAAAACTGAAGGATGTACCTCTGGGTGATATTGCACACCCCATATTGGAAATTCCTTGTGCCTCAGTCCTTGTATTGTAGAAGGTCGATCGGGCGAAGGAACTGACCACGCGGTGACTTCGAGCTCTTGAGGAATAGCTACGAGAACTATGAGCTTTATGATACCTACAAAGAGGATATCCAAACTTACTAACTGGATCTACCGTCAGACTGTTGTATACGACCACCTCGAAAACGTCTTTTTCTCCTGCTGACGCCCAGAACGGTGAATCGAACAATCCTATTGGAGGGAAAACCGGAACAATAGGGACGACATGACCATGAGTGATCCGGGGGGTGTTTAAGATCTGAGATTCATCAATCCCAAGTCTCAAAATGCCGTTGAATAGCGGGGCTGCAAGACTTACTTTTGCGCCGAAAGCTGCTCCGATCGCTTGATGTCCTAGACATACACCCAGGATGGGTAAGGGGTGAGTCCGAAGCAAGTCAAGAGCGAAACCAATATCCTGAAGGAATCTGTGAGCTCACACAGATGTATTGACAGGATTAAGTTAAACGTACAGAGGGGTTATCTGGTCTACCGGGACCGGGAGACAGTATCACGCAATCTATGTTAGGTAAAACTTGATCCTTGAATTCTGACCtatggatatcaagatgaatgaaagttGCAATACAGCAATGACGCAGTGGAATGACACCTACCATGTGTACCTATCTGCTTTCACAACTACGACTTTGTTTAGTACCTCCGCATCGCCGTATAGTTTGGTGAAAAGACAAAGCAGGTTATTTGTGTCTATAACTCAAGTCAGATATACGTCGGGACACTGAGAGGGCACTAGATCTCACATGAGTCATAGTAATCCAAAATCAACGTTCTGGGCAGCATTGGAGGCTGCATCCCAGATAACTCGCGCTCAAGTGCATGTGAGACCTGACCACTGGTGGGAAGTCGTCTGAATACTgaaggaaaatcaaaaaagttgaaaaggtAGATTCTGGATCGACAGAGtgtagatgagatgaaaaggggagaaaggtgaaacTTAATTGAGTACACCAGATTAGATTACAATCATCATGAGACATTCATCACCTTATTGTACTCTTATCGCATTCGCAGATGACACACACATTATATACAGAACGGCTCGCGACGGGGCTCAAACTCAAGCAGCTGGAGCAAGAATCGGTTGTCGAATGTCCTCTCACATCGGATCTAACACATCTTCGTCCGACATGTCAACTTCAGTGGCATTTGCCCTCAAATGTACCTTGAGAAAGTCCATGTTGAAAACACTCAGGGGGATGGCTGATAGCGAGGTGGAGAAGCAATGTGGGTAGATCCATAGAGAAACGGTCTACAACACACAAGGATCTCACTGATTCTCTCACTGTACAGCACAAGCAGTTTTCGAGACTCTTCTAGAACAGCCTTTCTTCCGAGAAGCGAAATCAGTGGGATGTTATCTGAGTATGAAACATGGAGAATTACGAACTGGTGGAATAGTCAATCATCTACTGTCTCGAGGTAAGTGCCCTTCTGTGTCCGCAACCAAAGACGTCACCAATATTGATTAAAGTGGATTAATAATCATTAGGATCAACACTTTATACTCCCTTCATTTCCTTACCCACCTCTCACAGTCCGGAGGCTCAACCCTCTTCTGCCTCTCAAGGCATGAAGATGCTCAAGTTATACTCGACTGATGACCTCGACAGATGTCCCCTTGATAAATGGGGTATATTGGATCCGGGAGAAACCAGGCGAGACGTTGAAGGTACCGACAGAGAAGACGGTTCGTTAGCATCCCGCAAATATCGCTTTAAAGCTAATGTCAACACAGTTATGAACCCTTCATCCCAGCCTCTCGacttgatactgataccGGGAGTCGCATTCGATGATGAGTGCAATAGGGTAGGTTCGATGATTTTACATCAACCATGATTcattgatcctgatgctTAGATACCACTAGCTTGGAAGGGGTAAAGCCTACTATGATCGATTTCTGCTGGACTACACGTCTAGCCGTCCATCTCCACTGCTAGGTTAGTTCGTCTTCAACGATCAGCGAATGAATGGTCAAATGTTAACGTGTATTCGTAGTCGCCTTGGCTTTATCACCTCAGATACTAGATAAAGGGGAAAGCGTGCCAACCACAGAACATGATTTCAGACTAGACGGAGTCATCTCTCCCGACGGACTTGTTTGGAGAAACAGGGAAGACCAGCACATTCGAGAAAATAACTCGTAATGCTCCTTGTCGTTACTGGGACACGAGGGGTGCCGGAGACAGGCGAAGGTAAAATACAGACGAAGCCGGCTGAAGGCAGAACTGCACGTTTATTGTTTACTATGGCTATGACAGAGCAATAGTGTGACGCAGGTGAGTCGTTTCACATCTGACGTCATCTATAAGCATAACTATACACGTCGGACCTCCCTTCTCCCTTGTGATGGAATCTGGGTTGTTTGCACTCTTTGCCTTAATCCGTATCCAATGTGTATTGTATACGCTGACATTAGTACCGTGAAAGGAGAAACTCGCTCGAACGTTCTGACCCGACGAATCCTTTGACCATTCTCGCCCTTGCGCCATTTATCCTATATCTTTagaaatcatcagcatgatatatatatatttctGACTGCTTCAAGAATATGATCTATGTAAACTTGCCACTCGTCTTACATCCAGTCCTCAcgtcttcgtcatcaccaaCCGCTGGATAACACAAATCTCCGACACTACTGCATCATGAACAACATCTCCACACCGTTAAGCACATCGTATTCGGGAGCCAGTACCGACTATATTCCTCACCAGTTCACAGACTATAATTCTCAGCCTTCTAATGTATGTCCTCCAACGTATGGCGCCCCGTATTTGCTGTTTCCTCCTGCTCCCACTGGTTCACCTTTATTTCCACTGCCCAACCAATTTGGTCAATCTCAACCGTACTTCTCATCGATTGGACACGGTGCAGGAGTCGGTCATCTTGGAGTGGGATGTTTTGGGGGGGAGCCATCCTGGGACAACATACCCCGCGGGACTTTACCCTTTCTCTCACAGGAGGGTATCGAAGCTTTCACAAAAGCTGACCAAGCTGCACGCTATTGGTCCGGCGAGGGCGGCGACGTATATGTCCCTCCCACTACTGCACAATCGTCCAGTAACACTTTACCACATCCGAATCAGTCACAAAACGACACCGCTACTGCCGTAATTGAGCCGTCATTGATCAGACTAGAAGACACTACTGCCAATGGTGTTTGGCCGGAAAGTGATACACTCAAGGGTGCATACGGCGAAGCCTGCCATGCAGCTGCGTCACGTGAATATCAGCAGGCCAAAGGCGAGCTGAATCGGGCGAATGACCGAGCTGACACGTTTCAAGGCATACTCTTTGAAAAAATCGATGGACCGTACGAAAAGAGTAGGGCCTCCATCAACGTGTCTTGTGACGCATTATCGCGGATGGTTCCAGAACGATACTTGCGCGATATCGTCGAATCTATCAGAAGCGAAATTGAATCTCTAAAGGAACCGGTAGATGCTGTGAAGGAGGCCTGGCGAAGATTGGACAAGACGAATACTGACTTGATCGGACACCTGATCAACTCCCGGATGCTGGAACGTGAAGCTTACACGCGAACTAGAACGAGTTGTCGACATGTCCATGAAGAAAACCTTCGTTTTTCTACGAAGTGGGCCAACGTCACCTTACGGACAGATGCCAATGGTAAGCACATACCTCACGATCATTTCTGCCTTTCAACATTTGTGTGATCATCGTTGACATAACTACATCTACAGGTGACAATGTCCCAGCACCATTCTTTAAAGCCTTTAAAAACATCACTAAACGAAATCCGAATGCTGATAAGATCTCGTTCTACACACAATCAGCTGATCCCTCGACTTCCACAAGTCAAGCTGGCGAGACTACTATGAAGCATCAGAAAATTACTAATGATTCGAACACAGCTCAATCAACATACTATACGGGTTATCCCTCGGGAGCAGCGCCATCGACAGCCACATATCCTATGAGTGGTAAAGGCTTTTCTGCTTACCCAGACTGTGGCCCTACACCAGGACCAATGTCAAATTCTGACGCCACAGACCAATCTCGGCTCACTTTCATTGAACTTGTCAGTGATGTGGCGGAGCAAGAGGAGTGGACGGAGAATGAATGGGAGCAAGCCTACGAAGGCTGGCTGACCTCGGCGCCGTCGGGTCTGTCGAATCATTGGTAGGCATAGGTGAAATTTTGTCGGATCAACTAGGTAAATACCTGTCTGGTTACAAGCGAGATTAGTTTTCGGTAATTTCATAGCATGTGTGACTTTCGGAGAATAGAATTGAGACCTATATATCCTCTGTGTATTCATGTTCATATACCAGCTCCGTAATTCCTATCCTTTCACATTCTCGACCAGTAACAACGGTGACACCCTCTGTCCATTCATGTGAAATTTGCAAGACTGGGCTTAGTAATCTTGGCTCCATCACTTCTTTCGCCAAACAGCTATCTTCTGATTCCCTTTTGCACCACCTTTCCTCATTTCTTCAGGAGGCACATCTCTACTCCAGATCAGATCCCAGCTCTCATCTAGCAGATGGTGATAGATCTCTGTAGACAAAGGCCAAGGTGGAGGATCGTTATTTGTTGGCGGAAGAGGATACATGAGTGTGATCAAGGTCGCATTTGAAGAGGATAACTTGAATAACTGAGCGGACCAAGACTGACGAAGCTCCGGTGGAATAGCGCAGAGGAACCTTCAAGATGGATCATTTTAAGAATCATTCGTGTATACGTGTATGTCATTCATgggtttttttttttttcagGAGACTCACGTATAATCATATATCAGATCGTACTTTTCCACTGCTTTATATTTGAAGAAATCTGCACAGACGACATCCGTCTGACCAGAGGTAAAAAGTTGACTGCTAAGCCATCTTTGAACGGATCAACGTACAGCATTTACTAGCTTCATGAACGGGCTTTGTGTGGTATCATGATCATAGTGATCGACTTACTGCTTAGCTTTTTCGACCCCTGTAGGAGCTAGATCTAAGCCGGTGGTATTCAGTCCCCTTCGTGCGAAATTATGCACATCGTAACCCTATCAACGACATGGTTCAGTTAGGTTTCAGCGGTTGACTGCAGAAATTCTCGAGGATTGCACGTTCACCGTTCCGCATCCAGGTACCAAAGCTCTCCCTTTCTTCGGTATATCCAACTGATCGGCTATAGGCGATTCAAGGAGTGATTGTAAAGATCGATGAGAAGCAGACTCATCCCAGCCTgttctaccttctttcctaCGTCGCGTCATCAGCAAGGTCGGCAATATGTTATTAcataccatctttcttcccaaGCATCGTCCGCTATAATAGAGCTCATCTCCGACTGAATCGCTTATGTGAGCTGATTGTATTCCAAATGCTAAAGCAGTTCTTACTTCGGTAACTCAACAGTATCCGGATAATTCGCATCGGATCTCTCGATGTGTCGCGAGAGTGGAGGGAGGCGGTAGTCTCGCTCAATGAAATCATATGCCGGAAAACGAAATCAGTGGACAACGTAGATACTCGAATGTTGAGGTTGCTCGATCCGATTAATTGGTTCGTATTGACAGTCTGCTCAATGCACTGTCCTGCATATAGTCAGGAGTACAGGATTTAGAATCATAATGTCTGATAATAAAGGAACTATCAGCGGTTCTTGCAATTGCGGTTCCATAAAGGTTACTATACCAAAACCAGACGGGACTGTCCTGTGTCGTGAGTTTGCTCAACGAATCGCGGGTTCTGCCGATACCTAAACAAAGTAACGGTTGAGCGCTGATCATGATCGTTTCATTCTAGACTGCACCAGCTGTCGTAAATCAGGTGGATCGTTGTAAGCTTTTAGCGATCTTATGGAACAGTAGATCATATCGATAACTGACATAAACCTCGACCAATTTATAGAGCTTCTGCCAACTTTGCGCTCAAACGTACTGATATGGAAGTGACcggaaatgggaaaaaggaGTTCACGCAGAAAGGTTCATCCGGAAATGATGTGACCAGACATTTTTGCGGACTTTGCGGCACGTATGTTTGTCCCCTATCACAAAATCATCTATGAGTTTGCGGTCAAGGAAACTCATGAATACAAGCGATGAAGGCGAAACGCTTTGAGGGTGCGAAGTATGTTGTTATTTGACGAGGAG contains:
- a CDS encoding 5-formyltetrahydrofolate cyclo-ligase, which translates into the protein MSTSVAFALKCTLRKSMLKTLRGMADSEVEKQSQAVFETLLEQPFFREAKSVGCYLSMKHGELRTGGIVNHLLSRGSTLYTPFISLPTSHSPEAQPSSASQGMKMLKLYSTDDLDRCPLDKWGILDPGETRRDVEGTDREDVMNPSSQPLDLILIPGVAFDDECNRLGRGKAYYDRFLLDYTSSRPSPLLVALALSPQILDKGESVPTTEHDFRLDGVISPDGLVWRNREDQHIRENNS